The Mycobacteriales bacterium region GCTCCCGGGCAGCGCCGGCTCCCGGGCAGCGCCGGCTCCCGGGCAGCGCCGGCTCCCGGGCAGCGCCGGCTCCCGGGCAGCGCCGGCTCCCGGGCAGCGCCGGCTCCCGGGCAGCGCCGGCTCCGGACGCGGGCTCCCGGACGCGCGATCTGCCGGCGGCGCGGTCTGCCGGCGGCGCGGTCTGCGGCGGGGGCTCCGTGCGCGGGGGCTGCCGGGCGCGGACGCGCGGGCTTCCGGGCGCGCGGGGACGGGTCGCCGGGGGCTCCGGCCGGCAGCGCGGATCCGGCCGTGGCGGATCCGGAGATGGCTCGGGCCCCGGCCGCGGTGTGCGGAGGGGGCCCGAGTGGGGGTGGGTCTAGAAGAGTGCGCGGGAGAGTTCCTTGCGGGCGCCGGTGACGCGGGGGTCCTCGTTGCCGACGACGTTGAACAGCTCGACCAGGCGCAGCCGGACCTGCTCACGCTCGGGGCCGGAGCTGGCCCGGATCGCCGCCAGCAGCCGGGCGAACGCGTTGGAGATCTGACCCTCGGCCAGCTGCAGGTCCGCCGCCGCCATCGCCAGCTCGACGTCGTCCGGCGCGGCATCCGCCTTGGCGATCGCGTCCGGCGCCGCCCCGGTGACCCGCCGCAGCAGCTCGACCTCGCGGATCGCGGCCGCGGCCCGCTCGTGGGCCGGCTCGGCCGCGAGAATCGCCGCGTACTGCCCGATGGCGTCGTCGAAGTCGCCGCGCGCGGTCGCGTCCTCGGCGGCCAGCACCCGCGGGTCCTCCGGCTCCGGCGCCTCCTCGACAGCGACGCCGTCCTCGCCCGGCGTGACCGTCCCGGTCACCTCGACGACCTGGTCCAGGAAGTTGCGCACCTCGTCCTCGGGCAGCGCGCCGGCGAACTCGCCGAGCAGCTGACCCTGGT contains the following coding sequences:
- a CDS encoding tetratricopeptide repeat protein; amino-acid sequence: MSAALSGAVDLSALQARNEARERADAQAAAQATAVANGEGPPDPVTVIDVTEETFQAEVLDRSFRTPVVLDLWAEWCGPCKQLSPILEKLAEQADGAWVLAKIDVDANPQIAQALRVQGIPAVKAVYQGQLLGEFAGALPEDEVRNFLDQVVEVTGTVTPGEDGVAVEEAPEPEDPRVLAAEDATARGDFDDAIGQYAAILAAEPAHERAAAAIREVELLRRVTGAAPDAIAKADAAPDDVELAMAAADLQLAEGQISNAFARLLAAIRASSGPEREQVRLRLVELFNVVGNEDPRVTGARKELSRALF